One window of the Tachypleus tridentatus isolate NWPU-2018 chromosome 10, ASM421037v1, whole genome shotgun sequence genome contains the following:
- the mRpS31 gene encoding mitochondrial ribosomal protein S31 isoform X3, producing the protein MKVDTLSSKMKSDIDLNLSKPKPKQEKGAMKNQIEQDKLLYEKLDEQLVTAVRDVAKSLQGNPDETESELVRKLQIHAQETQEAHAASRSQDRDSLSKVFLGMKIDRSKPKMVPRHTLQSHPNSKIDVEIPMLRTSEKFVPCDSLPVSSEFQKNMKPKSSITGRVDLFGSEPLNIFLTSDKKITDVSNNEILEILQEQELKMLVRQLPRNGFEEMIQLTEQGKLWTFPINNEAGLEQEANVEFHEHIFLEHLLEGFPEQGPVRHFMELVITGLSQNPYLTVERKKDHVEWFRKYFKEKEQIIEDSGALSE; encoded by the exons GTTGATACATTATCATCAAAAATGAAAAGTGACATAGATTTAAATCTATCCAAGCCTAAACCAAAACAAGAAAAAGGTGCAATGAAAAATCAAATTGAGCAGGACAAACT TTTGTATGAGAAACTTGATGAGCAGCTTGTAACTGCAGTTAGAGATGTGGCAAAATCACTGCAGGGAAATCCTGATGAGACGGAATCAGAACTTGTTCGAAAGCTTCAAATTCATGCTCAGGAGACACAGGAAGCACATGCTGCCAGTAGATCACAAGATAGGGACAGTTTAAG CAAAGTATTTTTGGGAATGAAGATTGATAGAAGTAAGCCAAAAATGGTTCCAAGACACACACTGCAATCTCATCCAAATAGTAAAATTGATGTTGAGATACCAATGCTAAGAACTTCAGAGAAATTTGTTCCTTGTGATAGCTTACCAGTTTCATctgaatttcaaaaaaatatgaaacccAAAAG caGCATAACTGGCAGAGTTGATCTTTTCGGTTCAGAGCCTCTAAATATCTTTCTAACATCAGACAAGAAGA TCACTGATGtttcaaataatgaaatactGGAAATTCTGCAAGAGCAAGAACTTAAGATGTTAGTTAGACAACTGCCCAGAAATGGATTTGAAGAAATGATTCAGTTAACAGAGCAGGGCAAGTTGTGGACTTTCCCCATAAATAATGAAGCTG GTTTGGAACAAGAAGCAAATGTAGAATTCCATGAACACATTTTCCTTGAACATCTGTTGGAAGGATTTCCTGAACAAGGACCAGTACGACATTTCATGGAGCTGGTCATTACAGGTCTTTCACAAAATCCTTACTTGACTGTGGAAAGGAAGAAGGACCATGTAGAATGGTTtagaaaatactttaaagaaaaagaacaaattattGAAGATTCTGGAGCTCTTTCAGAGTAA